The DNA sequence GCTTTACATTTGTCTCTGTATTTCTTGAATTAATCTTAGGACTTGGAATAGCTTTATTAATTAATAAATCTTTCAAAGGACGGGGTCTGGTACGTGCTGCCATACTGGTACCTTGGGCTATTCCAACCGTTGTATCTGCAATGATGTGGCAGTTCTTATACGATGGACAAACGGGAATAGTTTCCGCTTTTTTTGCCAAGCTCGGACTGGTAAAAAATCCGGGAATCCTTCTAACTACTAAAGGCGGGGCATTCTTTTCCATCGTTTTTGCAGACGTATGGAAAACAACACCGTATATGGCTTTACTGCTGCTGGCAGGACTACAGACAATTTCTGCCGAATTATATGAAGCAGGACAGGTGGACGGGGCAACAAAGATCCAGCAATTCTTTAAAATTACCCTTCCGCTTTTAAAGCCAACCATACTTGTTGCATTATTATTCAGGACGCTTGATGCTTTCAGAATATTTGACCTGGTGTATGTATTAACAGGCGGCGGACCGGCAAATTCTACCGAGACCATCTCGGTATATGCATACAAAACAATGTTTGCCCAGATGGATTTTGGAAGAGGTTCTACCCTTTCCATTGTAGTGTTTATTTGTATTTCATTGATTAGTATCGGGTATATCAAACTCTTGGGGGCAGATATCTTAAGAGGCCAGGATAAGTGAGAGGAGGTTTGAAGATGCAAAAAAAAGCAGGACCAGGATTTTATATATTTTTGACAGTATTTATATTTATTATCATGTTTCCATTTTATTGGGAATTTCTAACATCCATAAAAACGCCGGATGAAATTTTTACATCCTTTAAGTTATATACAACCAGGCCATCCATTAATTCCTATGTAACCATTTTTTCAGTAAGACCTTTTGCAAGATATCTGTACAATAGTTTTATAGTAGGCAGTGTGACAACAGTGTTTTCCATTATTATTGCTTCCTTTACAGCCTATGCAATAGCCCGCTTGAAATTTAAAGGAAAGTCAATTATTTTAGGAATTGTCCTGGCGGTATCAATGTTTCCGCAAATTGCTATCATCTCGCCGGTTTATTTGTTTATGAAAACAATGGGGCTTAGAAACACTTATTTAGGTTTGATTATCCCGTATACTACCTTTACACTGCCATTATCTGTATGGTATCTAACTACGTTTTTTAAGGAAATTCCCTTTTCATTGGAAGAAGCAGCAAAAATTGACGGGGCAAGTCCATTCCAGGCTTTTATTAAAATCATTGCACCGCTGGCAATGCCGGGAGTATTTACAACCGCTATTCTTGTGTTTATTGCGGCATGGAATGAATATTTATTTGCGTTAACCATCAATCCCAAAGAGGAAATGAAGACGGTGCCGGTAGGAATCACCATGTATGTAGGGCAATATACCATTCCATGGGGAGAAATAGCAGCTGCCGCAGTTGTTGTGACAGTCCCGCTGATTATAATGGTTTTGATATTCCAAAAGCGTATTATTTCGGGTCTTACTTCCGGAGCAGTAAAAGGATAAAAATGTTATATAAGAAAAACCTCCCACTCTACTTAATATTGGGAGGTTTTTTTATCTATTTATTCTTGATCCTTTTGAAGTTTATATTCAACTGAATCTACCAGCGCTCTCCAGCTGGCTTCAATAATGTCGGTGGAAACCCCTACGGTACTCCATACATGTTCACCATCGGTAGATTCTATCAGTACCCTAACCTTTGCAGCTGTTGCAGTCTTGGAATCCAGCACCCTAACCTTAAAATCAGTAAGGTGCATCTCTTTAAGCTGCGGATAAAAACGCTCCAGTGCTTTTCTGAGCGCCTTGTCAAGTGCGTTAACCGGACCATCGCCCTCTGCGGCTGTAATTTCCTCTTCCCCATCTACACGTATCTTGATCATTGCCGAAGAACTGTGACTGGCGCCACTGGGTTCACTTACAATTGCCTTAAAGTGCTCCAACTCAAAGAAAGGTTTATATTTTCCTAATTCTTTTCTTATCACTAATTCAAAAGAGCTTTCTGCACCCTCAAACTGGTAACCCTCATGCTCCAATGCCTTTAATTTGTCAATAATCTGCTTGGTTTCGGGAGAATCTTTGGTAAGCTCGGGAGCAACCTCATTAATTCTGGAAAGTATAGTTGCTCTTCCCGCAACCTCCGACATTAGGAATCTTCTTTCATTACCCACCAGTCCAGGATTGATATGTTCAAAAGTTTTTGGATTTTTGTTTACACCATCAATGTGCATACCGCCTTTATGAGCAAAGGCAGAATTACCTACATAGGGTGCCCTTTCGTCGTGGGCTACATTAGCAATTTCACTGACGAACCTTGCGGTAGAAGTAAGTTTCGACATATTGTCTGCCGGGATACACTCAATTCCCATCTTAAGCTGTAAATCCGGGATAATAGTACACAAGTTGGCATTGCCGCATCTTTCCCCAAAACCATTGAATGTACCCTGTATATGAACTGCTCCTGCCTGTACCGCAAGTATGGAATTTGCCACCGCCATTCCGGTATCATTGTGACAGTGAATTCCTATCGGCACATTGAACTTTTCACATACTTTTTTTGTTATCTCGTATATTTCCAATGGAAAGCTTCCTCCGTTGGTATCACATAATACAAGACAATCGGCCCCCCCCTCAACGGCAGCCTGCAGAGCCTCAAATGCATAACTGCTGTTAGCTTTATACCCATCAAAGAAATGTTCTGCGTCAAAGATTATCTCTTTACCCTTCTGTTTGAAGAAATTTAACGTATCCCTTATCATGTTTAAATTTTCTTCGAGAGTAGTTTTTAATATATCTGTAACATGTAAGTCCCAGCTTTTGCCGAATATTGCTACTGCAGGAGTATCTGCCTTGAGTAAGGACTGTACATTATTATCATCTTCAGCCTTGATTCCAACCCTGCGTGTGCTCCCAAAAGCAGTAAGCCTAATGTTATTTAGTTTCATCTTTTTTACCCGCTCAAAGAACTCCAAATCCTTCGGATTTGAGCCGGGATTTCCTGCTTCAATATAAGATATACCTAGCTTATCCAGCCTTTCTACTATTTTAAGTTTATCCTCTACTGAAAAGGATATTCCCTCTGCCTGGGCACCGTCGCGTAAAGTGGAGTCAAAGATATATACTTTATTCATTATGTTGCCTCCCTAATTCCAGTCTCAACTAATTTCGCTTAACATCCTGTTTATTGCATTAAGATATGCCTTTACGCTGGCTTCAATAATATCGGTACTGATCCCTCTTCCTATGAAAGGCTTCCCACCATTTTTTGCAACTTTTACGGTAACTTCACCCAAAGCATCTTTGCCACCGGTAACGGCTCTTAAATTATAATCAACCAGCTTAAGCTCCATGCCTATTGCCCGTTCGATTGCATTAAACGCTGCATCTACGGGACCATCTCCTGTAGCCGCTTCTGTAATCACACTATTTTCTCTATTTAATTCAATCACTGCCGTAGAGATTACCTTATTACCGCTGTTAATTTGAAAGCTTACCAGTTGATACATTTCAGGAATTTGAGAAACTCTTTCTTCCACCAGGGCTTGGATGTCATCGTCAAGTACTACTTTTTTCTTGTCGGCAAGCTCTTTAAATTTTTCAAAGGCTTTATTGATTGCCTCTTGATCAAGAGTATATCCCATTTCCTTTAATCTATCCTCAAAGGCATGCCGTCCTGAAAGTTTGCCTAACACCATCTTATTCTGGGATAACCCTATGGACTCCGGCGTCATTATTTCATAAGTGCTCTTTTCATTTAAGATGCCATGCTGATGGATACCTGATTCATGGGCAAAGGCATTTGCTCCTACAACAGCCTTATTCGGCTGTACCAATACACCAGTAAGACTGCTGACCAGTTTACTGGTCCTATAGATCTGGGTAGTATCTATGTTATGAGTGATGTTGTAGTAATTTTTTCGTGTGGTCAATGCCATCACTACTTCTTCAAGTGACGCATTTCCGGCTCTTTCTCCCAGTCCGTTGATGGTACACTCAATTTGAGTTGCCCCGTTTTCTACAGCAGCCAACGTATTCGCTACCGCCATTCCAAGGTCATTATGGCAATGTACGCTAATATCTACCTTCTCTATTCCTTTAACATTTTCTTTGATACCTTTAACCAGGTTACCAAATTCAAATGGAGTAGTATATCCTACTGTATCGGGAATATTGATACAGGTAGCCCCTGCAGCAATCACCGCTTCAAAAATCCTGTATAAAAATTCGGGCCTTGACCTTCCGGCATCTTCAGCAGAAAATTCAATATCACTGCAGTATTTCTTTGCATACTTTACCATTGCTGCAGCCCGTTCCAGCACCTCATCTTCGCTCATTTTAAGCTTATACTTCATATGAATGTCAGAAGTAGCTATAAATGTGTGAATTCTAGGACTTACAGCATTTTTAACAGCTTCCCATGCCCTGTCAATATCCTTTTCTACAGCCCTGCAGAGACTGGCTACCGTAACATTTTTAATCTCAGCAGCAACAGCTTTTATTGCTTCAAAATCCCCGGGAGATGCAATGGCAAACCCTGCTTCCATTACATCTACACCAAGCTTTTCTAATTGTTTTGCAATCTCT is a window from the Petroclostridium xylanilyticum genome containing:
- a CDS encoding carbohydrate ABC transporter permease → MGNRKMQLSENGLAYLMVLPAMIIIFMIALWPVIRSFWYSMFELQLNHPTKNAVHLKYQLDVERYVDTQFYINSSFKTLAKSVEESKANEVTAIKAQLDTLHNNLMKLDGFSSRYETVKDLLDSFKPVNDEKIRYFSISKKTAQQYLNTIAEVTEQLQKLSEKSDDPAKETASIMEDLRVSILKPNFVGFDNYLYYLDELKIRNGELGRLGKALINTFSFTFVSVFLELILGLGIALLINKSFKGRGLVRAAILVPWAIPTVVSAMMWQFLYDGQTGIVSAFFAKLGLVKNPGILLTTKGGAFFSIVFADVWKTTPYMALLLLAGLQTISAELYEAGQVDGATKIQQFFKITLPLLKPTILVALLFRTLDAFRIFDLVYVLTGGGPANSTETISVYAYKTMFAQMDFGRGSTLSIVVFICISLISIGYIKLLGADILRGQDK
- a CDS encoding carbohydrate ABC transporter permease, whose protein sequence is MQKKAGPGFYIFLTVFIFIIMFPFYWEFLTSIKTPDEIFTSFKLYTTRPSINSYVTIFSVRPFARYLYNSFIVGSVTTVFSIIIASFTAYAIARLKFKGKSIILGIVLAVSMFPQIAIISPVYLFMKTMGLRNTYLGLIIPYTTFTLPLSVWYLTTFFKEIPFSLEEAAKIDGASPFQAFIKIIAPLAMPGVFTTAILVFIAAWNEYLFALTINPKEEMKTVPVGITMYVGQYTIPWGEIAAAAVVVTVPLIIMVLIFQKRIISGLTSGAVKG
- the cimA gene encoding citramalate synthase; this translates as MNKVYIFDSTLRDGAQAEGISFSVEDKLKIVERLDKLGISYIEAGNPGSNPKDLEFFERVKKMKLNNIRLTAFGSTRRVGIKAEDDNNVQSLLKADTPAVAIFGKSWDLHVTDILKTTLEENLNMIRDTLNFFKQKGKEIIFDAEHFFDGYKANSSYAFEALQAAVEGGADCLVLCDTNGGSFPLEIYEITKKVCEKFNVPIGIHCHNDTGMAVANSILAVQAGAVHIQGTFNGFGERCGNANLCTIIPDLQLKMGIECIPADNMSKLTSTARFVSEIANVAHDERAPYVGNSAFAHKGGMHIDGVNKNPKTFEHINPGLVGNERRFLMSEVAGRATILSRINEVAPELTKDSPETKQIIDKLKALEHEGYQFEGAESSFELVIRKELGKYKPFFELEHFKAIVSEPSGASHSSSAMIKIRVDGEEEITAAEGDGPVNALDKALRKALERFYPQLKEMHLTDFKVRVLDSKTATAAKVRVLIESTDGEHVWSTVGVSTDIIEASWRALVDSVEYKLQKDQE
- a CDS encoding 2-isopropylmalate synthase encodes the protein MSKRIKIFDTTLRDGEQTPGVNLNIQEKLEIAKQLEKLGVDVMEAGFAIASPGDFEAIKAVAAEIKNVTVASLCRAVEKDIDRAWEAVKNAVSPRIHTFIATSDIHMKYKLKMSEDEVLERAAAMVKYAKKYCSDIEFSAEDAGRSRPEFLYRIFEAVIAAGATCINIPDTVGYTTPFEFGNLVKGIKENVKGIEKVDISVHCHNDLGMAVANTLAAVENGATQIECTINGLGERAGNASLEEVVMALTTRKNYYNITHNIDTTQIYRTSKLVSSLTGVLVQPNKAVVGANAFAHESGIHQHGILNEKSTYEIMTPESIGLSQNKMVLGKLSGRHAFEDRLKEMGYTLDQEAINKAFEKFKELADKKKVVLDDDIQALVEERVSQIPEMYQLVSFQINSGNKVISTAVIELNRENSVITEAATGDGPVDAAFNAIERAIGMELKLVDYNLRAVTGGKDALGEVTVKVAKNGGKPFIGRGISTDIIEASVKAYLNAINRMLSEIS